The nucleotide sequence AATAATTGCAGTCTGAATCCCTGCGTGCTGTGCACGTGTTAAAGCAAAGGCTTCAGGTTTGTTGGAAATCACGCCTACAATTTGGCCTGAAAGATTGGCATCAATCAAGGCTTGCAGATTTGATCCACTACCTGAAACAAGTACAGCAATTTTAATCATGCGAAATTACGCGAAGATCACACGAATTTTTTCGTCTGCACCTGCAACCGATTCAGCATTGTCTTGAATCTGACCCATTGCCCATGCTTTTTCGCCAAGCTGGTTGAGTAATTCAACAGTTTTGTCTGCATCAGCTGCATCAACGACCAGCACCATACCAACGCCACAGTTGAAAGTACGATACATTTCAAATTGTTCTACGCCGCCTTCACGTTGTAGAAGCTTGAATAGCTCAGGCCACTCCCAAGAAGATTCATTCACAAGCGCTTGAGCACCGTTTGGAAGTACGCGCGGCAAGTTACCTGGTAAACCACCACCCGTGATGTGTGCCATCGCATGCACATCAACGTGTTTTAACAGTTCAAGAATTGGTTTGACATAAATACGTGTTGGTTCCATTGCAGCATCTGCAAGTGGGCGACCATCCACGATTTGATTCAGGTCAACGTTTTTCACGTCCAGGATTTTACGAAGCAGTGAGTAGCCGTTTGAGTGCGCACCTGAAGAAGCTACACCAATTAAAACGTCACCCGCTTTGACTTTAGAGCCATCAATAATTTTGCTTTGCTCAACAACACCGACACAGAAACCTGCAAGATCGTAATCTTCGCCTTCATACATGCCTGGCATTTCAGCAGTTTCACCGCCAACTAATGC is from Acinetobacter lwoffii and encodes:
- the purM gene encoding phosphoribosylformylglycinamidine cyclo-ligase → MSNSTSTPNTGLSYKDAGVDIEAGDALVDRIKSVAKRTSRPEVMGGLGGFGALCKIPKGYEEPVLVSGTDGVGTKLRLALNLNRHDTIGQDLVAMCVNDLLVCGAEPLFFLDYYATGHLNVDVAANVVTGIGAGCELAGCALVGGETAEMPGMYEGEDYDLAGFCVGVVEQSKIIDGSKVKAGDVLIGVASSGAHSNGYSLLRKILDVKNVDLNQIVDGRPLADAAMEPTRIYVKPILELLKHVDVHAMAHITGGGLPGNLPRVLPNGAQALVNESSWEWPELFKLLQREGGVEQFEMYRTFNCGVGMVLVVDAADADKTVELLNQLGEKAWAMGQIQDNAESVAGADEKIRVIFA